The Chlamydiales bacterium genomic interval TCCCTTGTCTATGTGCTGCATTCCTAGTGTTTTTAGCCATTTTGAACTCAATGCCACATCCTTGTTGTCCGATGTTCGAATATTCATATCTTTTGAGGCGGCATCAAAAACCTGGTCAAACAAAGAAGACCTTTCCTGATATATCTGCTTGAATTGTTTATTAGCAGAGCTACTTCTAGTATCAACATCAATAGGATCAAGCCTTTCCTTAGGAGCCAATTGCTGAATTTTTTCACTTATACGATGTATATGAAGTCGATCAATGTTTTGCTCAATGTAGTGAAACCCATCTTTACATCCATACAAACCAAGGCCACCCCTTTTACAAACAAACGCGTAAGTTCTGTCATAAGCCTGCTTAAAAGTATCATCCATCGCTGCATATTGTTCATTTTCTTTAAAAAGACTTACTGCAAGCGTTCCAATACTTCTGTCAGGTCCTACAAATAACCATGTAATCAGCCTCCACAGCCAAAAATTCTTTTTTGTGGTTACTAGTATGTCCCCTTGAGGAGTATGTTTAATTTTTAATACTTCATGCCCTTTCTCTCCACACAAGGCTAGATCTGTTAGCATGGCATGGAAAGCAATCTCATTGGAAAAGCGAACAGGAGAAACCATCTATTTACCCCTTACTATCATATGGAGGTGGATAAGGAGGCAAATCCCTAGAAGCTTGTAACGACTTAAGTTTTTCTTGCTGCTCAGACTCCTCATATGAGGGTGGTAATGGATTATATTTCTTAACCGCATCTTCCAAAGTTTTTTTATGAAGCCCATTATGAAAATATTCTGATTTTAGCACGCTGTCTACATTAGGGTTTTCTTTTACAAGCATTTCTAACAAGTTCTCATCTCCCATATCTAGAACCATTGTATATATGTGTAAATTCCTCGTATTTCCTACTGGAAAAACTTTATTCTTTAGCAGAAACAAAATATGAATCTTCCATTCATCTCTTGTCAGCCTTCCTCCCATACGCATAAGCTCATCATATGGCTCAAAGGACTCCGTAGAATCAACACTTGTCTTAGCTCCATATTGTTTTGCCAAATCCACTAAACCTTGATCACACATACAAAGGCCTAATATGTACGTAAAGTTTGGATTAGCTCCATTTTTAAGTAAAAACTTTATCTCATCCATTTGTTCAGGAGTAATCTTAAATGCTTTCCCTTGATCATGTCGTTCGTTAAGCTTCTCATAGAAGTAATTATTAAATCTTTCACTTGAAATCAATATCTTTACAATCGAAGGATATTTTTCAGCTACTTTTTGCAAGTCTTTAATAAAAAAGTTTTTTTTATATGCATAAGCTTTTATTTTAGCATGAGAGCTTGTAGGATTAGGAGCACTCAACTGAATACCTTTGTTCTCAAACCAATTTTTGAATAGAATTAAACAATAATTAACAATTATATAATTATTTTTAATCAAAGAGCGCATCACCTCTTCTAGATTCTCTCGAGGAATTCGATCAAGCTGCTTTGCAAGTGGCGCGAAAGTACTGTAACTATACTTTTGCCTAGTTACATGTTGAATTGCTAGCTGAATGATTGTTGATTTAGGATCTAACTTCTTCTTAAGTAGCTCAACTGCTACATAGTCCGTCATACGCTGTCCAAGATTATCTTTTAACGCCTCCTGTAACGATGAGCATGAGAAATCATCTGCCAAAGGGGCAAGATTTATCAAAATCTCATCTGAAAGCATGTTCAAAGGAACACCCTTATTTTCAATATAATTAACAAAAGCCTGAACAAACCTTAATGGATATGTATTAAAAACTATGCCTTCGTGAGGGAACTTGCCATTGGTAAATATTTTAAATAAATAAGAACTTACTGGAATAGTTATTTCATTCCCTTCAGGATCTTTTGCTATAACATTTACATCTTTTTCATATTTTCCAAGCACCTCTGCGCAAGCAAATTCCAAAGCATCATACCCTACTCTCTTTGCTATTTTTAAAAGGTTCTCTACATCATCATTAGTAAGAGAATACAAAGATGCACTATCCCTTAGATATTCGGTAAAATTTGTAATAGCTTTATCAGAAAAATCTTCTTCTCTCAATCTAGCTAAATCAATAAATGTTCCATTTGGCAAAGGTACTTTAGAATTTTCTAAAGCCTTATTAAAACCTTGATTTAACACCGAAGATTTATCTTGTGGCTCCTTACTAGATTGAATGAACGAAGACAATTGTTTAATTTTTGCATCTATACGCTCATCATGCTGTTTACGAATATCTCCTTTGCAAATGCTCAGAGGGCAACTCATATATTGTGCAGCAGTAAATCTATGAATTCTTTCATAAGCTTGTTCAAAGGTCTTATCAACAACGATATATTGCTTATTTTTTGTAAAGAGCTCTACTGCAAGCTTTGCAACTTTTTCATCAGCACCTGTAAAAAAATTCCAAATGCGCTTCCATATCCCCTCTTTTTGGGCTGTTACAAGTTTATCTCCTTGAGCAGTATGTTGAATTTGCAAGGACTCATGTCCTTCTTCTCCATACTGGGCAAGATCTTCCATCATACCATGAAAAGCAACTTCGCTTGAAAAATGAACAGGAAAAGACATACACACCCTACATTTTATTTACCCTGTTTTACTAGTAAATAAAATTTTGTGTATATAAAATCAAGATTTATTTAGTTCTAAGGTGAATACTCTGATTGCAAGCTGAAGGCTTGCTTTATAGCACCTTAAGGCATTGTCTTTGCCATTTTACCAAAAGGGTTTGTTCTTCTGGCGTATGGTTATCTTTATTTAGAAGAGCTTGTATACGCTGTAAACTTTTAGGGAGCTTGCTAAAATCTATCCCCTTTAATGCATCTTGTAAAAATGCAATCCCTATTTCTTTGGCTTTCATGCAATTATCCACATCTTGCATGTCTTTTAAATCGCCTACAAAGCTTTTCAACTCTTGAATGACTTGTAGCCTTCCTCGAATAGTTTGTATGATTTTTTCTTTGAATAAATCCTTGTCTGGAGAATATTTTAACATACTCAAGATGCGAGTTTTAAAGTCTTGATCCTGCGTTTTTACTTCTTCAAGCTTATTAAAAATAGCAATTGCTCTATTGCTTAGCTCATCTTCAGAAAGACCTTGTACAAAAAAGTCATTTGAAAATGCATCTTCTAACATTTCAGTAACACGAACTTCACTCTTTACAAGAATAGGAGAGCCCATTTGAACTTTAGCTTCTAATTTTACCCTATCTTTGCCCTGGCCATAATGCGCTCTTAAAGATATTTGCTCTAACTTTGGATATAGAGAAAAGTCTGTTGGAAGATAATAAGAGATCACTGTAGAGCCATTGATTGGAAAGCCACCTTGCCACTGACCAAGACGTAATTTCTTTTCATTATCTCTTGTAGCAGAAGCTTTTGCTGCATGGTGCTTTTTTTCTTTGTTAGCAACGTACTTATCCGTTCCAAACTGCATATCTCCCTGTCTTGCACCCAACTTAAGAGGCTCTGTTGAGGGATCCACATCTACTCGGTCTACACCTGTTGCGCCTATAAAGACATGCATCGATAAGCTTCCATCTTCATGCTTATAAAACATAATCTTACGACTATTTTGAGCCAATATGCTAGATTTTTGTCCAATTGCAGCCGTAGAAACTGAGTCTGCGGTGCCATAAATATCAATTGTTGCTTGAGAAGGTCTTTCAAGTCTATTTTCTTGTTCTTTAAAGATAATTCTTAGTTGCTCATACAAATCGGGATGTTCTGTTTCAAGCTCTGAAAAATACTTTGTAGCCTCTAAATGACTAAGAGGTTTACCATCGAGAGGAGCCACGTAATTATGAATATCTGCCGGTGCAAGCCTTTGTATTACTTGAATTGCTCCTCGCTTATCAAAAAAGCGAAATGCAGCACCCAAGAGTTCATGCTGAGCTTCTCTTACAAACAACTTTCCATTTTGTGCTTCTGGAAGCTTTTTAGGACGCATTGAATCTTCTGTTGTTCTTCCAAGAAGATGCTTTGTAGAAAACTTATGACTTTCCTGATAATAGATAGGATTATCACTTACAGCTTTTGCTAGAAGTGCAGATTCATGACTTAATACTTTTCCTGTAAGCTCAAAGGACTCTCCAAATTGATCCTTCTCAATTATATGAAAGCGTAATCTAGAGTCTGCATTGGCAATAACAACTCTACTGCCTTTTTCCATAGGCCCATATTTTATGTCGAGACTTACTTCTTTTCTGATTGCTTTCTCGGTGTACAACGCTCTTGCTTCTGTAATTAAATCTCGTGCAAACCATTCATTAACTTGTTGAAACTCCTTTAAAGACTTTCCAAAAAGCGTTTTTGGACCTCTGTATTCTAATACATCTTCTGTAGAGCCATCCATCTTGTACATTTTTCTTTCAAGCATTTCAAAAGGTGTAATATTGAGCCCTAAAGATACTTTAGCAATCTTTTCTAAAGAGCTCTTTCTTCTGTAATAAAAGCCCAAAATGCATGTAATGATATACAAAATGAATTGAATAACGCGCTTAAAAAAAGGTATATTTTGCCTTGTAACTATCTTTATAACTTGCTTTGCAACATCAGAACTCTCAACTGCAAGTTCCCCTTTTAACTCCTGATAAATATGTTGAAATGAATGAAAACTTGAAGAGGCAACGCGTTCATTGATGGCCCTAATCTTCCCGTAAGGAATTAAAAGGACATCTCTTTTCTCTTCATTTGCATCAGTTATCAAGCCACGAGAAACTCTTAGAAAGGAAAGCTTTCCGCAACTCTTTTTTACAAGAAAATCAATTGCATCTAATAAATCCCCTTGCTGAATCCAAGCACTAATTGACTTTTTATGCTCAACTGCTCGAAATGCCTTTTCAATTGCAGAGTATGCCTCTTGAAGTTCTTCATTACCTAAATTTTGCAAATCATTTACAAGTCCTGCATATAAAGAGCCCTTTTCAAGAGAAGATGTACTACCAAAGTAAGCATTATATGCTAACAGTTTTTTTGGACAGGATTGATTTCCTAAAACAGCTGTAGCAGCCCCAACTTCGACAGGTTGGCTTGCTTGCAAAGTAGACGCCGCTAAATCTAATTCTTTGAAAGGAGAAGAGCTATTACTTCTAACAGGTTGAGTCATTATTTAAATCCTTAATATTAATAAGAATTATTATAATCCATTTCACTAAAAATAACTACGATTTTTTAGTGATTGAGCAAGTGTTCCCCCATCTAAATATTCAAGTGAACTTCCCACGGGAATACCGTATCCTAGTCTTGAAATTTTTACAGAGAACTCTCTTAATTGATCCTTAATAAATAAAGCTGTTGCATCGCTTTCTAGCGTTGCATCGAATGCTATAATAATTTCTTTAATATTATCACCTGCTACTCTTGATTTTAATTTTTCTAATGTCAGCGCCTCTGGCTTCATCCCATCCAATGGAGAAAAAACTCCTCCCATTACATGATAAAGACCATCATAAGTACCCGTTTCCTCCAATGCATAAACTTGCTTTTGCGAAGCTACAACTGCAATAACCGACTGATTTCTCGATTCATCTTTGCAAAAATTGCACTCTGTTTTGTCCATTAGAGTACCACATACAGAGCATGATCCAAGATGTAAAAAAAGATCCCCTACCAATTTACTCATCTCTTTTAATTCCCCCTCTTGCCAAGAAAGCATGTGAAAAACATAACGCTCAGCTGTTTTGCTTCCAACCCCTGGCAGCTTTCTAATAACATTCATGAGTTTTTGAAGATGAAGCGGATATTTCATTAGCAAGTCCTTTGTACTTGATTATTTAGTCAGAAGAGGTTTACTATGGCCACTTTTTGAGTAACAAGATAATAACTTATGACCAAATACTTCTCCTCTTTTCTTTTACTATCTCTTATTTTTCTCTCCTGTCGACTATTTGGAGCAGAGCCTATAGTTTGTCCTCCTGTATGCGTTGCTAAGATGGATATTGTCATAAAAAAAGCAACTCCTCACTCATCAGTAGATGCTGGCAACTTGGTTAAACAACTAAAGACAAGGGAGGGTGCACCCTTCTCCCAAGTTGATTTCGATTGCGACTTAAAAATGCTTGCAAATGAGTGCGACCATGTAATTCCTCACCTCGAGTTTAAAGAGGGTAAAGCTTATATCATTCTTGATATTTATCCCAAATTAGTTATCAGAAGTATCACCTGGAAAGGTAATGACACCGTCAAAACTAAGCGCTTACAAAAAGAACTTGAAATTCAACCCCATACCCCCTTCGATAGACATGCATTTAATGAGGCCTTTAATAAATTAAGAGCTTACTACATTAGAAAGGGCTACTTTGAAGCAGAACTTGATTACTGCATTTTTGAAGATGTCTGTACAAATGAAGTTGATATAGAAATTTGTATCCGAGAAGGACAAGCAGGTCATATTAGCTGCATTAAGTTTGAAGGTCTTGATGAATGTGAAGAAAGACGTATCCTAAACCTTATGGTTACAAAAGAGTACTGCTGCTTTACTAGCTGGTACACAAAAACAGGAACGTTCCACCCAGAAGCACTAGAACATGACAAGCTAATCATCACAAACTTCTTACAAAATGAGGGGTATTCCGATGCAAGAGTCGAAATTTGTGCATCAGAAGCCAATGTAAAAGATCGCATCATCGTAAAAATTATTGCCTATAAGGGCGAGCGTTACTACTTTGGCAACATTACATTTTGTGGCAATCATATACTCTCTGATGAAATGGTGCAAAAGCATTTCAATGCCCATCCAGGAGAGCCTTTTTCACCAGACAAACTAAGAGAGGCATCTCAATGCCTTACCCTCTATTATGGCTCTAAGGGGTATATAGAGACCTATGTCAACTTTATTCCTAAGCTTTGCGAACATAAAAATGCATATGATGTACATTTTGAAATTGAAGAGGGACAGCAGTACAGAGTAGGTCTTGTAAAAGTATTTGGAAATACACATACGAAAACATCTGTCATCTTACACGAATCTCTCATGATTCCAGGGGAAATTTTCAATTCAAGAAAACTAGAGGGAACAGAATGCAGACTAAAGAAAATTGGCTACTTCGAGTGCGTCAATGTATACCCTGTTAAATCGCAACATGACTCAGATGAAGGATGTAATCGCTACCGAGATGTTCACATCGAAGTAAAAGAGTCCTGTACAGGCTCTTTTGGCGTATTTTTTGGGTTTAGCACAATTGACAGCCTCTTTGGTGGAATTGAGATAACAGAGCGTAACTTTAACCATGAAG includes:
- a CDS encoding phosphatidylserine decarboxylase, whose translation is MTQPVRSNSSSPFKELDLAASTLQASQPVEVGAATAVLGNQSCPKKLLAYNAYFGSTSSLEKGSLYAGLVNDLQNLGNEELQEAYSAIEKAFRAVEHKKSISAWIQQGDLLDAIDFLVKKSCGKLSFLRVSRGLITDANEEKRDVLLIPYGKIRAINERVASSSFHSFQHIYQELKGELAVESSDVAKQVIKIVTRQNIPFFKRVIQFILYIITCILGFYYRRKSSLEKIAKVSLGLNITPFEMLERKMYKMDGSTEDVLEYRGPKTLFGKSLKEFQQVNEWFARDLITEARALYTEKAIRKEVSLDIKYGPMEKGSRVVIANADSRLRFHIIEKDQFGESFELTGKVLSHESALLAKAVSDNPIYYQESHKFSTKHLLGRTTEDSMRPKKLPEAQNGKLFVREAQHELLGAAFRFFDKRGAIQVIQRLAPADIHNYVAPLDGKPLSHLEATKYFSELETEHPDLYEQLRIIFKEQENRLERPSQATIDIYGTADSVSTAAIGQKSSILAQNSRKIMFYKHEDGSLSMHVFIGATGVDRVDVDPSTEPLKLGARQGDMQFGTDKYVANKEKKHHAAKASATRDNEKKLRLGQWQGGFPINGSTVISYYLPTDFSLYPKLEQISLRAHYGQGKDRVKLEAKVQMGSPILVKSEVRVTEMLEDAFSNDFFVQGLSEDELSNRAIAIFNKLEEVKTQDQDFKTRILSMLKYSPDKDLFKEKIIQTIRGRLQVIQELKSFVGDLKDMQDVDNCMKAKEIGIAFLQDALKGIDFSKLPKSLQRIQALLNKDNHTPEEQTLLVKWQRQCLKVL
- the recR gene encoding recombination mediator RecR produces the protein MKYPLHLQKLMNVIRKLPGVGSKTAERYVFHMLSWQEGELKEMSKLVGDLFLHLGSCSVCGTLMDKTECNFCKDESRNQSVIAVVASQKQVYALEETGTYDGLYHVMGGVFSPLDGMKPEALTLEKLKSRVAGDNIKEIIIAFDATLESDATALFIKDQLREFSVKISRLGYGIPVGSSLEYLDGGTLAQSLKNRSYF
- the bamA gene encoding outer membrane protein assembly factor BamA — protein: MTKYFSSFLLLSLIFLSCRLFGAEPIVCPPVCVAKMDIVIKKATPHSSVDAGNLVKQLKTREGAPFSQVDFDCDLKMLANECDHVIPHLEFKEGKAYIILDIYPKLVIRSITWKGNDTVKTKRLQKELEIQPHTPFDRHAFNEAFNKLRAYYIRKGYFEAELDYCIFEDVCTNEVDIEICIREGQAGHISCIKFEGLDECEERRILNLMVTKEYCCFTSWYTKTGTFHPEALEHDKLIITNFLQNEGYSDARVEICASEANVKDRIIVKIIAYKGERYYFGNITFCGNHILSDEMVQKHFNAHPGEPFSPDKLREASQCLTLYYGSKGYIETYVNFIPKLCEHKNAYDVHFEIEEGQQYRVGLVKVFGNTHTKTSVILHESLMIPGEIFNSRKLEGTECRLKKIGYFECVNVYPVKSQHDSDEGCNRYRDVHIEVKESCTGSFGVFFGFSTIDSLFGGIEITERNFNHEGIFNALTKGANALRGNGEFLQLRTSIGIKTSSYLLRWTKPYFMDTKWIVGFDVEHTENRGITEDYSVKSTGVKLHATYSINDFLRYGWNYRLQNSYTTVNGNPTPEQRQEESSHGMISAIGPTITYDSTDCPHKPTRGFRSELDLEFAGLGGDFRFASMSYINSYYFSVSSKGTFKTRCDLQFIDPFGRTNADNLPMGERLYLGGEVTVRGYRGYSIGPQFTTSDPKGGISSLLISEEYLHRIFSRVDAFAFFDGGAVSDRRFYIDTLRFSYGLGLRIEVMENTPIIVGMGWPINPQYRADVRRFFISFGGRF